Proteins encoded by one window of Glycine soja cultivar W05 chromosome 15, ASM419377v2, whole genome shotgun sequence:
- the LOC114388301 gene encoding integrin-linked protein kinase 1-like, producing the protein MESKNPARFTLGKQSSLAPERHNKEAELQKDGEAVDQGVRLMYSAFEGDVGGIREALESGVSVNYKDIDNRTALHVAACEGFTDVVDLLLQKGAEVDPKDRWGSTPLADAIFYKKNDVIKLLEKHGAKPLMAPMHVNHAREVPEYEINPKELDFTNSVEITKGTFCSALWRGTKVAVKKLGEDVISDEEKVKAFRDELALFQKIRHPNVVQFLGAVTQSSPMMIVTEYLPKGDLRDFMKRKGALKPSTAVRFALDIARGVGYLHENKPSPIIHRDLEPSNILRDDSGHLKVADFGVSKLLAVKEDKPLTCQDTSCRYVAPEVFRQEEYDTKVDVFSFALILQEMIEGCPPFSAKQDDEVPKVYAAKERPPFQAPAKRYSHGIRELIEECWNENPAKRPTFRQIITKLESIYNTIGHKRHWKVRPLKCFQNLEALLKRDHSNGSSRGGSSRSTSSRI; encoded by the exons ATGGAATCGAAAAACCCTGCGAGGTTTACGCTGGGGAAGCAGTCGTCGCTTGCCCCAGAACGCCATAACAAAGAAGCAGAGCTCCAAAAAGATGGGGAAGCTGTTGATCAGGGTGTGAGGTTGATGTATTCGGCATTCGAAGGCGATGTGGGTGGAATTCGCGAGGCGTTGGAGTCTGGTGTGAGTGTGAATTACAAGGATATTGATAATCGCACTGCTCTTCATGTTGCGGCGTGTGAGGGCTTCACTGATGTTGTTGATTTATTGCTCCAAAAAGGTGCTGAAGTTGACCCCAAAGATCGATGGGGGAGCACG CCACTTGCAGatgctattttttataaaaagaatgaCGTGATCAAACTATTGGAGAAGCATGGAGCAAAGCCTTTG ATGGCCCCTATGCATGTTAATCATGCGCGTGAAGTCCCAGAGTATGAAATCAATCCTAAAGAGCTTGATTTTACCAACAGTGTGGAGATAACGAAG GGGACTTTCTGTAGTGCATTGTGGCGTGGAACAAAGGTTGCAGTAAAAAAGCTTGGGGAGGATGTAATTAGTGATGAGGAGAAAGT GAAGGCTTTCAGAGATGAGCTTGCTCTGTTCCAGAAGATCCGGCATCCAAATGTCGTCCAATTTCTGGGTGCTGTGACCCAGAGTAGTCCAATGATGATTGTGACAGAATATCTTCCCAAG GGAGATCTTCGTGATTTCATGAAAAGAAAAGGAGCTTTGAAACCATCAACAGCTGTGAGATTTGCACTTGACATTGCTAG GGGAGTGGGTTATTTGCATGAAAATAAGCCATCGCCCATTATTCACCGTGATCTCGAGCCTtc TAATATATTGCGGGATGATTCTGGGCACCTAAAAGTTGCAGACTTTGGGGTTAGCAAGTTGCTGGCAGTTAAAGAAGACAAGCCTCTAACTTGCCAAGATACTTCCT gCCGCTATGTGGCTCCTGAAGTTTTCAGACAAGAAGAATATGACACTAAAGTGGATGTATTTTCATTTGCACTAATTCTGCAAGAG ATGATTGAAGGCTGCCCTCCTTTTTCTGCAAAGCAAGACGATGAAGTTCCCAAGGTATATGCTGCAAAAGAGCGTCCACCTTTCCAAGCACCAGCCAAGCGTTACTCCCATGGAATTCGAGA ATTGATTGAAGAGTGCTGGAATGAGAATCCAGCAAAGCGGCCAACATTTAGGCAAATAATAACAAAGCTGGAGTCCATCTACAACACAATTGGTCACAAAAGACATTGGAAG